The Planktothrix agardhii NIES-204 genomic interval GGCTGAAATCCCCGATAAATGGTTAAGATTTGGTAATCCTTGGGAAATTCCCCGCCCTGACCAGGCCATTGATGTTAACTTTGGGGGTCATACCGAAACTTATCACGACGAAAAAGGCCGGGAACGAATTCGTTGGATTCCGGCTAAAACCGTGATTGGGATTCCCTACGATACGCCCGTTCCCGGCTATGATACCAATACCGTCAACCCCCTGCGACTGTGGAAAGCCGAAGCTAGTGACGCTTTTAACTTTGACGCCTTCAACGCCGGAAATTATGACGGGGCGGTCGCCGATAAAATGCGATCGGAAACCATCTCTAAAGTTCTATATCCCAATGACAACACCCCCCAGGGTAAACAATTGCGCCTGGAACAACAATATTTCTTTGTGGCTTGTTCTCTGCGCGATATTATCAAACGCCATCTCAAGCACAACAGCAGTCTTTCTAACCTGAATGAAACTGCTGCTATTCAGTTGAATGACACCCACCCGGCGATTGCGATCGCGGAATTAATGCGATTATTGTTGGATGAATATGGCATTGATTGGGATTCCGCCTGGCGAGTCACCCAAAAAACCTTTGCCTATACCAACCATACTCTGTTACCCGAAGCCCTAGAAAAATGGTCTGTGGGTTTGTTTGAGTATTTGTTACCCCGTCATTTGCAAGTCATCTATGAAATTAACCGCCGTTTCATTGAAGATGTGCGCCGTTGGTATCCTGGGGATAATGACTTAATTGGACGGTTATCTCTGATTGAAGAAAGCGGAGAAAAATACGTCCGCATGGCTCATTTAGCCTGCGTCGGTAGTCATGCGGTCAATGGCGTCGCCGCCCTACATACGGAATTGTTGAAACAAGATACCCTGCGGGATTTCTATAAACTCTGGCCAGAGAAGTTTTTCAATAAAACTAATGGTGTCACCCCTCGACGGTGGATTTTATTAAGTAATCCCACCTTGTCCGAATTTTATAGTTCTAAAATTGGGGACGGTTGGCTGAAAGATTTAGACAAACTGCGTCAATTAGAGGCCTACGTTGATGATCCCGAATTCTGCGAACAATGGCATCAAATTAAACTGTACAACAAGAAACTGTTAGCCGATTATATCTGGAAATTTAATGGGATTGAAGCTGACCCCCACTCTATTTTTGATATTCAGGTGAAACGGATTCACGAATACAAACGTCAACATCTGGATGTGCTGCATATTATCACCCTGTATAACCGGATCAAACAGAACCCCAATACCCATATTTGTCCTCGGACTTTTATCTTTGGAGGAAAGGCAGCCCCCGGTTATTTCATGGCAAAATTAATCATTAAATTGATTAATGCCGTTGCGGAAGTTGTTAATAAAGATCCCGATGTCCGGGGACGCTTAAAAGTGGTATTTTTGGCGAACTTTAACGCTTCTTTGGGTCAACGCATCTATCCGGCGGCGGATTTATCCGAACAAATTTCTACGGCTGGAAAAGAAGCCTCTGGAACTGGAAACATGAAATTTGCCATGAATGGTTCCTTAACTATTGGAACTCTGGATGGGGCAAATATTGAAATCCGTGAAGAAGCCGGGTTTGAGAATTTCTTCCTGTTTGGATTAACCGCAGAAGAAGTTTATAATTTGAAATTAAAGGGCTATAAACCCAGCGATTACTATAATAATAACCCGGAATTAAAAGCCGTGATTGATCGAATCTCCTCCGGTTATTTCTCCCATGGTAATCAGGAAATGTTTAAACCCTTGGTAGATTCCTTGATGTACCACGATGAATATATGCTTTTTGCTGATTATCAATCCTATATTGATTGTCAACGGGAAGTTAGTGTGGCATTTCAAGATTCCAAAAAATGGACGAGAATGTCGATTCTCAATGCCCTGCGGATGGGTAAATTCTCAAGCGATCGCACCATCGGCGAATATTGTAACGAAATCTGGAACGTTAAATCCGTACCCGTAGAAATGGAAGGATATAACCCAGAATCCGCCGGATTGCGAGTTATCAATTAGTCTTTGGACTTGTTAAAACGAGGTGGATTTTATCCCCTAAATTCCCCTCGTTTTTTGTCTATTTGAAAGGCACTCCTTCATCCCAATTAAGGGGTGCTTTATTATTCCGAAATTAATTTAGCCACCGAATCCATGTCACAATCCTATCCCCCCAATCCTCGGTCTAATCTCCCCCTAGATGAGATCATCGCCATTGTTGTCGCCCTGGCCACAATTGGGACAATTTTATATTGGGTTTTAAGTCAATCCAACCGAAAATTAGTTTTCAACCCCAATTTAACCTCCCCCACAACCCTAATCCCTTCAACCAATCCAGGTGTCGCCAAAATCCCAAAAGATTCCCCTCACGATGGGGTTTCCCCTCTCTCGGAAACTCCCACCCCAGCAATAACAACCCCCATTTCACCGACACCACAGGTGAAACAACCTCAATCAGCTATTTTGGGATTAGTCTTTGTAACTCCGGCACAGAAACCGATTCAGCCCGCCCTCAAACCCCAAATTATCCCAGGCACTCAGTCCCAGAACAAAACTTCAACAAAAACCGCTTGTTCGGTTCAACCCACGACAGGAAATATTTGTACAACCCCTTTACCTTCTGCCGTTGTCCCATCTTCCACAACGACCGAATCCTATTGGGCGACTCCATTTATCCTGTATTTTGCTAATCAAAATCGGGCTGTTCAATCGGATCAAAAACAGTTTAAACCCGATGAAAAAATTACCCGGGAACAATTTGCAACTGAACTACAAAAAGCGTTTAATCCTCAACCTAAACAACCTGCTATTCAATTTAAAGATATTCCTCAAAACTCTGCGAATAAATCCGATCTGAAATCGGCTAATCAATCGGGTTTTTTGGCGGGATATCCCCAGGATATATTTAAACCCCAACAGTCGATTCCTCGGGTTCAAGTTTTAGTGGCTTTAGCGAGTGGGCTAGGCTTAAAACCTGCGACTAATTCCCAAGAAACCCTAAAAATATTTAAGGATGCGGATCAAATTCCGCCTTGGGCAATTGAAGGTGTTGCAGCAGCAACAGAAGCCGGATTAGTGGTTAATTATCCTGATAAAAATACCTTAAATCCCAACCAATCGGCGACTTATGGGGAAGTTACCTCGATGATTTACCAAGGGTTAGTCTATCAAAAAAAAGCAGAACCGATTTCCTCTGACTATTTAGTCAAACCGGTTCAACAAAAATAGTAATTCTAATTACGAATTACGAATTGGTAATGGATTATGGGTTGTCAATCAACTAATAACTGATAACTAATAACTAATAACTAATAACTGATAACTGATAACTGATAACTGATAACTGGTAACTGATGACTGATGACTGATTCAGGTTTCACATTCCTTTTTTGTGACTTGATGACGATAATGAAACATATCTTGTAAACGACTATTAACCCAACTTTGTAATATTTGTTCTGCTAAGACTCCACCGGGTAGGGAAAATGCGATCGCATCCGTTAGACGGGTGTGACCATTTTCCGCCACAAATTGATGTCGATGCACCCAACTTTCCAGTATTCCTTCCTGTTGTTCATCGGTAAATAACTGATATAGTTTATATTCAGTATGAACCGCAAGCCATGGCACGGAAAACAACCCTAATCCTATCCGAAATTCAGACATTGCCCCTATTTCTAATCCTCCTTCCCGTCGCAGAATTTCTACAGGTTGCCAAGGGGGAGTTAACACTTGCAAAATATCGGGGCGGGTATGAAACTCCCAAACTACTTCTACAGGGGCATGAATAATCGACGAATATTTAACGTGTTGCATAACGTTCTAAAATTCAGATAACTTATAACTATAAGCTATTTTGCTATAGCAATCCTAAATAGGTTGTAACATTTCAATACTGATATGAAACGGCCAGAAGTATTACCCTAGATCCCTCCCCCCCCTAGCCCCCCGTGCACGGGGGGTTTGGGGGGGCTGTTCCGGTGTTCCCTTTTGATCAGGGATTTTAAACACAACTCAAATAGGATTGCTATAGTTTCTATCGAGTTTGGTAAAATACAAAATTTAGGGCTATTCTTTTGAATTAAATATGATAGAATTAAGGTTAAATACAGTCACTATTAATTTTGAATCCTATGCTCAATATTTCTCAAATTCTCGCTCAAGAACTGTCTCTTAAACCCTTTCAGGTAGAAAACGCCCTAGAACTGTTTTTCGAGGGAGCAACCATTCCTTTTGTAGCGCGATATCGGAAAGAAATTACGGGTTCCTTAGATGAAATTCAACTGCGGGATCTCTCAGAACGTTATACCTATTTAACAGAATTGGAAGACCGGAAAAAAAGTATTTTAGAAGCGATCGCATCCCAAGAAAAACTTACCGATGAACTCCGAGAACAAATCGAAACCTGTTTACAAAAAACCGAACTAGAAGATTTATATTTACCATACAAACCTAAACGCAGAACTCGCGCCACCGTTGCCAAAGAAAAAGGATTAGAACCCCTAGCTCAATTTATTGCTAATTTTAATCAACCCAATTCCCCAAGTTTTGATTTAAACGCAGAAGCAAAAAAATATATTTCCGAAGAAAAAGGTGTTAAAACTATTGAAGATGCCTTAAATGGAGCCTCTGATATTCTAGCAGAAATCCTATCCGAAAAAGCTAATTTACGAGCCTATTTAAGAGAATATTTAATCAATCGAGGGGTATTTGTTTCCCTAGTCAAAGAAGACTATCCCGAAGGATCAACTAAATTTGAAATGTACCGCCAATATCGAGAAAATGTACAGGATATTAAACCCCATAATCTGTTAGCATTATTGCGGGGAGAAACCGAAGGAATCTTAAAAGTTGAAATTGAATTTGATCAAGATTTTGTGCAGTCTCATTTAGAATCCCAGGAAATTAAAACCAAAAATCCGATAATTATAAAATTCTATCAACCGATGTTAAAAGATGCTTTTAATCGGTTAATGAAAACATCGTTAATTAGTGAAGTTAGAAGCGATCGCAAAACCTACGCCGATTTAGAATCAATTAAAACCTTTGAATCAAATTTAAGAGAATTATTACTCGCCTCCCCTGCGGGAATGAAACCCACCTTAGCTATTGACCCCGGGTTTAGAACTGGGTGCAAAGTTTCAGTATTATCAGAAACCGGAAAATTCTGTGAATATCATACAATTTTCCCCCATCAAGCAGCAGGTCAACGTCAAGAAGCAGCAAAAAAAGTTAAACAATTAATTGATAAATATAAAATAGAATTAATCGCGATCGGAAATGGAACCGCCGGACGAGAAACCGATGAATTTATAACGGAAATTATTGCTAAATTAGAGCGAAAACCGATCAAAGTAATGGTTAATGAATCCGGTGCATCCATTTATTCCGCTAGTGATGTGGCGCGGCAAGAATTTCCCGATTTAGACTTAACGGTGCGGGGTGCAATTAGTATCGGACGACGGTTACAAGATCCCCTAGCAGAATTAGTAAAAATTGATCCAAAATCCATTGGTGTCGGACAATATCAACACGATGTAGATCAGAAATTATTAAAGAAAAAACTCGATGATACTGTTGAAAGTTGTGTTAACTATGTGGGAGTGGAATTAAACACCGCTTCTAAGGAATTATTAACCTTTGTGTCAGGAATTACCCCAACAGTAGCTCAAAATATTGTCAATTATCGGAATGAAAATGGAGCTTTTAAAACCCGGAAAGAACTGTTAAAAGTCGCTAAATTAGGCCCAAAAGCCTTTCAACAAGCGGCGGGATTTTTAAGAATTCGAGGAGGTGTTAATCCTTTAGATAATACCGCAGTTCACCCCGAAAGTTATGCGGTCGTGGAAATTATGGCGAAGGATGTAGGCGTTACCTTAAATAATATTAGTCAATTTAAGGATAAAATTAAATCGGTGAAACTGGATAAATATGTTACTGATACCATCGGAACTCCTACTTTAAAAGACATTATTAGCGAATTAGAAAAACCCGGACGAGATCCCCGGGCTGAGTTTAAATATGCCACATTCAGAGAAGGAATTAAAGAAATATCCGATTTAAAAATAGGAATGGAATTAGAAGGAAGTGTGACCAATGTAGTTGCTTTTGGTGCATTTGTTGATATTGGAGTCCATCAAGATGGGTTAGTTCATATTTCCCAACTCGCCGATCAATTTGTCGATGATCCGAATAAATTTGTTAAAGTGGGACAAGTTGTTAAAGTGCGAGTTATGGAAATTAATGAGAAGTTAAAACGGATTAGTTTAACCATGAAATTGTAATCAAGGGGTTAAAAATTACTCTGAATTGGGGTTTAAGTTTGATTGAATCTCAACTTTTACCCTAATTTATAATCATTTAGACAGTAGATTAGAATTCTTAATTATGCACTTATTAAAATGGCAATTTCAGCCTAACTTACGCTCTCGTAGTTGGCAATTAACCATCAAAGAGCAACGTCTTCGTTTAGAAAAACTTCTGCAAAAAAATCCTAGTCTTCAACCTAATTTGACTGAAGCGATAGAAGATGTTTACCCTTTGGCAACTCTGAGCGCGGAAAGAGAAACCGGGTTATCTTTATTTCCAGAAATTTGTCCCTATACCTTAGCAGAGATTTTATCCCTTGAATTTTTACCCGAATAAAAGAAAGCCAGAACAGTTTAAAATAGCGATCGCTCTTATTTCTTGCTATAATATCCTCCAAAGGTTAACAACACTCAAAAAATATTTATGTCAATTGTTGTAACACTGACTCCCGAACTCGAAGCAAAACTACGAGAAAAAGCCACCAAGCAAGGACAGGATATTAATTATGTTGTCACTGAACTTCTCAATCAAATCTTAACAGGGGAAACGGATGATACAGAAGCAGCAATTGAGGGCATTAAACGAGGGTTAGAAGATTTTGAACAGGGACGATTTCGAGATTTTGAGCAATTTGCTGAAGAACAATATAAGGTATCGTTTTAACCATGCAATTACAAGATTACTTAGAATTTATTAATCCTGATGAAATTCACCTGAAAGGTCATCGCATTGGTATTGAGGATGTGATCAAATATTATCTGGATGGATACACCCCAGAACAAATTTTACAGGAGTTACCCACCCTCAACCTTGAAAAAATTTATGCGGTGATTACCTATTATTTACAAAATCGTTCTGCGATGGATGCTTATTTATTGCGATTATGGAAACAGCAAGAACAGCATTATCAAGAGTTTATAACTCATCCTTCACCGTTAAGAAAACGTTTACAAGCGATTAAGCAACAGAGAGAACAGGAGAAATTAAAATATGAAAGTTCGGTTTCTCCTTGATGAAAATTTACCGCCAAAATTGAAGTTGGCAGTACAACGTTTTAATTCAGATATTGATATCATCCGAGTGGGAGAACCAGAAGCACCCCCGTTAGGAACTCTTGATCCAGAATTGCTGAATTATTTGGAAGTATCGCAACGATTATTAGTAACCGATAACCGCAATAGTATGGGAGGACATTTGCAGGATCATTGGGCAAAAGGTGGTCATATTTGGGGCTTAGTTTGGCTACGTCCAGGTGGTACAATTAGAACTTGGTCAGAATCTTTAGTGTTAATTTGGGAGATTACTGAAGCGGAGGAGTGGTTAGACAAATTAGACTGGATTCCTTATTAAAAAACTATGATAATACATTCCCAGGTTCCTACCTGGGAACTAGGTAAGCAAAAAGGTAGGTTGTCTTACTTGACATTACTTATCTTTTAGAATAGAATAGAATAAAAATATGTAAATAGTGACCAATCAAAATTAAATCCCGAATAAAATAACCATTATGTCTCAAAATAACCGGAAGATTCGTTGTCGTATTAATTACAAACATACTTTATTAGAATTATCTGTTAATAGGAAAGATCCCTGTGAAGTAATCCGAGAGCTAATTTCAAACTCCTATGATGCTGAAGCATCTGTTATTGAAATATATCCTTTACTTCAATATAATGGGTTTATATTTATTGATAACGGCAGTGGTATAAGTTCTCAAAAAGAAGTTAATGGAGTTACTCCAATAGATGCTTTCTTCTCAATAGGTCTTTCAACTAAAACTCCTGGAAAATCTATAGGATATAAATGTCAAGGCTCAAAACTTTGCTTTGCTTCAGGAAAATTCGCACTAATTACTCGATGTAAAGAGGACAATGAATCTTATTGGCGTTCCGTAATTATAGATAATCCCAGAGATACTTTAGACTCTGAAAAAGATAACATTGAAGTTCAAGAAAATATTAGACCTTGGTTAACATTAAAGAACTTACTCCCTCAACCTGATGCTCGAACAGTAGGTATTCTTGATCATTTAGACCAAAAGTATTTCCACCAATCGCATCTTGAAACAGGAACCCTAATTCTTGTCAAAAATTTAGAAGTTGATAATTTTTCAAACTACTATGATTACTACAGTACAACTAGCAGGAAGTATCCCTACATAAAAACTTACATTAGATTTTATACCAGACATGGAGATGTTAGAATCTTAGATCATGAAAGAACAGGGTTTAGAGCAATAGACGCTAAAAATTTCAAAACTTCATCTCTTACCTATAATGATAAATGCCAGCTTTTTATTTGGAATTGCACTGCAAAAAAAGGTAAATTAGAAAAGATTCCGTCTGGATACCCCTACATTGACAAGCCGGATATTATCCCTGGAATGGAAGATTATATATCAAAACCACCAGCAGAAATCAAACGGCTGAATACTGGTAGATTTTATTACCGTAGTGCCCATGCGTTTAAATATGATGGAATTACATACTGTCTGGTTTTAGCTATTGACGGGAATCGAAGAGCTTTAGAATCTTATGAAGAATTAGATCGCCAAGGAAAAAAGAAATCAGGCATTGGATTCAGTTCACAAAGAGGAACTTTTGTTTGCTCTGAAGGAGTAAAGATATGTTCTTATAATGAAATATTTAATCATAGTTTATTACAAGATTATATGGTTTTGAGTGATAGTAAAGCGCAAACACATTATGTATTGATGATTAACGGTAGTTTTCAGTTGGTAACAAATAGAAATTCCTTAAGTGAATCATCAATTAAAATTTTAAGAAATGAGCAGTTTTTAGAACAGATTAAAAGCTTCCTAGATCGAGCTTGGAATGATAGCAAAATTTTTAAACAGTTGATAGAGAGAATAGGAAGTGAATTTAGTGAACCCAAGATCGAAGTTCAAGTCAAGCAATTCGATAAAGCGAAAAATGCCATAATTCAAAGAGATCACTTTCATCTTTTAGATATTGAAGTTTTAAAAGGTAAAAAGTTTTTGATTCCTAGTTTAGGAGAGGAACATGGAGTCGGTGCGTTATATACACTGTTAGCTCATTTGGTTCCTGCCAAATCTCCTTACTCTAGTTTTTGGCTAAGACCTTTAAATTTTTCCGGTCAAGGAATTGATAGTTTAGCAGCAGAATTTAATGATGATAAATTAAAACAAGAACTTAAAGGCTTGGAATATAAATATACATTTTCAACCAATGAGATATTTAACCATCCATTAGTAGTCACTGATCAGATTGTATGTTGGAAGCTAGATGAATCGGTAGAAGATTGTAATACTGTTGATGATGGAGATTATGTTGGAGAAGTTTCCTTTTCTAATGAGTTAAAAGGCATAGGATGTGAAATTATTAATATCCAAAATAGATATGGTTCATTTCATAATAAAACTATTAAGGTAATTTGCCTAAAAGACTTAATAGATAAAACTTTTCAGTGTGAGTGGACAAAAGGTTTTAGCAGTTTATCAGAACAGTCTACTAGAAAGCGAGGTAAATAGTTATAATTACTAATTTAATATTGTAGGCTGGGTTTTGTTACTTAATTTCTAACCTAATTTTATTAGATATTAGTTTTCACTTGATTCCATCCACCCTACAAATGCTTAAATGCGATCGCTCTCTATATTGTTAATTACCCTATACTAGAAATTAAATCTCCGATTTCTTGAGGAGTTGCACCCGTCGCTAAAATAGCCTTAATTAACAACTCAATAGAAACCGAACCATCCCCATTTTCTGCTTTAGCAATAAGCGGTTGACTAGAATGAATTTTTTCAGCTAACTCTGATTGTGTCATCAAATTTTGACGACGTTCTTTTAAACTACGACTTAATACTAATTTAATTTCAACTAATAACACTTCTTCCGGTGTTAGTTTTAAAAATTCAGCAACAGTTTCCAACTTTCCAACCTTTAGCTTCTAAGCGTTTCTTTTTTTCTTCATCCATTGCACTATTAATCTTGATCTCGGTCATATTGGGTCAACCTCTTTCTATAATACCCTCTAAAGGTTATCTTATTCTCTAAGCAAAGCATTAAACCCTTCTTGCAGAAAATGTTTATCATAAGTCAAAATATCTTGAATTCCTTTTTGACGCATAATTAACATTGAAGCACAGTCTGTTAAGCTGTAACCCTTATCCAATCTTTGACTATAAAATTCAACAGCACTTTTAAACAATTCGCTAGTTTGAAGAACTATTTCAACCTGTGAATCATTTTGTAATTTAGTAGTAATCTCAAGTGCAATTTGTCGCAAATACCGACCTTTGCTCGATAGGGCATTCAAAAGTTCCGTAAGTACCATTTCACTGGTAACAGGAACAAATGCACCCAGCTTTTCTGTTACTTCTATGGCACGTTGATGTAAATCATCACCTGGGTTAGCTAAAGCTTGTAAATATGATGTATCCAAGAAAATAAACTTCATGAATCTTTAGCAACCCCATACAAATAATGTTCAAAGTTTTTAGAAAAATCTTTGGGTAATTTTTCCCATTCTGCTTGAGAAACAGTTGTACCAATTTCTATGATTTTTTGCCAGAAAGGAAGCTGATAATTGTCATCTTCTAAATTCTTGCCCTTGTCCTTTTCAATAATTTTTTGTATGGCATAGTCTATATATTCTAAAATCTCTTGTTTTGCATCTTCTTTCAGAAAAATATTATTCTTAATTAAATTGAGAGATTCAATTAAGCAGCTAGGAGATAAAGATAACGTATCAAGGATATTGGTTTGTAACGCTTCACGTAATGCTGTTTTATCATCTACAACTAAAGAGTATCCGATTAAATATAGATAAAAACTAATATCACCAGTTATTTTTTCCTCCCTCTGTGAAGTTAAAAACAGATCAGGATGACTGTGCTTCAAAGATCGAATTGTATTTTCAATGATTAGTTTTTCATACTTCCCTAAATACTTAGCTGCTTCTAAGAGAGTTTCATTGGATTTTAACCATTCCATAAACTGCTGGAGTTCATGACTGGTCGGAAAAGGTTTTTCAGACTTTACAGATAGGATTGTACTATCAATATTGATTTCCATTTCTTTAACCTGTATTTTATTACTTTGATTTTTACTATCTAATAATATAGTAACAGTCCCTTTTCAGATTCACAACTCCCAGATGCCAATGGTAACGCTAAGATAATTAAGGACTGTACCACTCGAAATGTAGTGAACTCAAAATTGCTCTCTGACCCCCTACCCTATCCCAACAACACCCCCAACACCATCCGCATTCGGGGGGCGAAACAACATAACTTGAAAAATGTTGATTTGGAGTTACCCCGCGATCGCCTGATCGTTTTTACGGGGGTTTCCGGCTCTGGGAAATCGTCCCTCGCCTTTGATACCATCTTCGCCGAAGGTCAGCGCCGCTATGTGGAGTCCCTGAGCGCCTACGCCCGCCAATTCCTGGGACAACTGGATAAACCCGACGTCGACGCGATCGATGGCTTGAGTCCCTCCATTTCCATTGACCAAAAATCCACCTCCCATAACCCTCGCTCTACCGTTGGGACGGTGACGGAGATTTATGATTATTTGCGGTTGCTATTTGGTCGGGCGGGACAGCCCCATTGTCCGATGTGCGATCGCAATATTGCGCCCCAAACTATTGATGAAATGTGCGATCGGATCATGGAACTTCCAGACCGGACAAAATTTATTATCCTGGCTCCGGTTGTTAGGGGGAAAAAAGGAACTCACCGCAAGTTATTATCTAGTTTAGCCTCCCAAGGATTTGTGCGCGTTAGGGTGAATAATGAGGTTTTGGAACTATCAGAAAATATTGAATTAGATAAAAACCATACCCATAATATTGAAATTGTTATTGACCGCTTAATTAAAAAACCAGGATTACAAGAACGTCTCGCCGATTCCTTAACTACCTGTTTAAAACAATCGAATGGAATTGCAATTATAAAACTCTTAGATGATAGATCAAATGAAAACTCTGAAGATCAAAAAGATCCAGAACATCGCGATCCTTTAGAACCAGATAACTTTGAAACCCCCTCAATTAAAGGCGTAGAATCTTTACAATTAATATTTTCAGAAAATTTTGCTTGTCCCGAACATGGGGCGGTAATGGAAGAACTTTCTCCTCGGTTATTTTCGTTTAATTCTCCCTTTGGTGCTTGTCCGAGTTGTCATGGTTTAGGACATCTAAAAACCTTTTCCCCAGAGTTAGTAATTCCCGACTTAACTCAACCAGTTTATACTGCAATTGCTCCTTGGTCAGAAAAGGATAATTCCTATTATTTATCAATATTGCATAGTATCGGTCAAGCCTTTGGTTTCGAGATTACAACCCCTTGGAATCAACTCACAAAAGAACAACAACATATTATCCTTTATGGTTCAGAGGAACCTATTTTAATTGAAACCGATTCTCGCTATCGAGAAAATAAAGGATATTATCGACCCTACGCCGGGGTAATTCCATTATTACAACGTCAATATCAAGATAGTGCCTCCGAATTACAAAAGCAAAAATTAGAACAATATTTAATTGATCAACCCTGCGAAGTTTGTCTGGGAAAACGACTCAAACCCGAAGCCCTAGCGGTGCGAGTGGGACAATATCAAATAGATGA includes:
- the cpcA_2 gene encoding phycocyanin alpha subunit, which gives rise to MEINIDSTILSVKSEKPFPTSHELQQFMEWLKSNETLLEAAKYLGKYEKLIIENTIRSLKHSHPDLFLTSQREEKITGDISFYLYLIGYSLVVDDKTALREALQTNILDTLSLSPSCLIESLNLIKNNIFLKEDAKQEILEYIDYAIQKIIEKDKGKNLEDDNYQLPFWQKIIEIGTTVSQAEWEKLPKDFSKNFEHYLYGVAKDS
- the glgP gene encoding glycogen phosphorylase → MTEPLIPVNECPIQIEDDRTGTSVETLKRAFADNLFYELGKYEAIASKEDFYMALAYTLRDRLLSRWLKTFKTYDDNNVKIVYYLSAEFLMGRHLGNSLINLHLYDRIRQAVEESGLDLDELLEQEPDPGLGNGGLGRLAACFLDSLATLEIPAVGYGIRYEFGIFHQIMQDGWQAEIPDKWLRFGNPWEIPRPDQAIDVNFGGHTETYHDEKGRERIRWIPAKTVIGIPYDTPVPGYDTNTVNPLRLWKAEASDAFNFDAFNAGNYDGAVADKMRSETISKVLYPNDNTPQGKQLRLEQQYFFVACSLRDIIKRHLKHNSSLSNLNETAAIQLNDTHPAIAIAELMRLLLDEYGIDWDSAWRVTQKTFAYTNHTLLPEALEKWSVGLFEYLLPRHLQVIYEINRRFIEDVRRWYPGDNDLIGRLSLIEESGEKYVRMAHLACVGSHAVNGVAALHTELLKQDTLRDFYKLWPEKFFNKTNGVTPRRWILLSNPTLSEFYSSKIGDGWLKDLDKLRQLEAYVDDPEFCEQWHQIKLYNKKLLADYIWKFNGIEADPHSIFDIQVKRIHEYKRQHLDVLHIITLYNRIKQNPNTHICPRTFIFGGKAAPGYFMAKLIIKLINAVAEVVNKDPDVRGRLKVVFLANFNASLGQRIYPAADLSEQISTAGKEASGTGNMKFAMNGSLTIGTLDGANIEIREEAGFENFFLFGLTAEEVYNLKLKGYKPSDYYNNNPELKAVIDRISSGYFSHGNQEMFKPLVDSLMYHDEYMLFADYQSYIDCQREVSVAFQDSKKWTRMSILNALRMGKFSSDRTIGEYCNEIWNVKSVPVEMEGYNPESAGLRVIN
- a CDS encoding putative transcription accessory protein — translated: MLNISQILAQELSLKPFQVENALELFFEGATIPFVARYRKEITGSLDEIQLRDLSERYTYLTELEDRKKSILEAIASQEKLTDELREQIETCLQKTELEDLYLPYKPKRRTRATVAKEKGLEPLAQFIANFNQPNSPSFDLNAEAKKYISEEKGVKTIEDALNGASDILAEILSEKANLRAYLREYLINRGVFVSLVKEDYPEGSTKFEMYRQYRENVQDIKPHNLLALLRGETEGILKVEIEFDQDFVQSHLESQEIKTKNPIIIKFYQPMLKDAFNRLMKTSLISEVRSDRKTYADLESIKTFESNLRELLLASPAGMKPTLAIDPGFRTGCKVSVLSETGKFCEYHTIFPHQAAGQRQEAAKKVKQLIDKYKIELIAIGNGTAGRETDEFITEIIAKLERKPIKVMVNESGASIYSASDVARQEFPDLDLTVRGAISIGRRLQDPLAELVKIDPKSIGVGQYQHDVDQKLLKKKLDDTVESCVNYVGVELNTASKELLTFVSGITPTVAQNIVNYRNENGAFKTRKELLKVAKLGPKAFQQAAGFLRIRGGVNPLDNTAVHPESYAVVEIMAKDVGVTLNNISQFKDKIKSVKLDKYVTDTIGTPTLKDIISELEKPGRDPRAEFKYATFREGIKEISDLKIGMELEGSVTNVVAFGAFVDIGVHQDGLVHISQLADQFVDDPNKFVKVGQVVKVRVMEINEKLKRISLTMKL
- a CDS encoding helix-turn-helix domain protein yields the protein METVAEFLKLTPEEVLLVEIKLVLSRSLKERRQNLMTQSELAEKIHSSQPLIAKAENGDGSVSIELLIKAILATGATPQEIGDLISSIG